From Cotesia glomerata isolate CgM1 linkage group LG2, MPM_Cglom_v2.3, whole genome shotgun sequence, a single genomic window includes:
- the LOC123258514 gene encoding uncharacterized protein LOC123258514 translates to MEPFKNFLKVIDALNYNIDFVKIFPTEISQMIFKKLDPRSLLNVAKVSRKWRDVCKSDPQLKKTARGYLRKIKLPLVLTKSNSTFEIRSCQRENGSRSRYFICYLKTSSPKKRKRSVSLDDEQSDSVKRFKKNILKLR, encoded by the exons atggaaccgtttaaaaattttctcaaagtaATTGATgcacttaattataatattgactttgtaaaaatattcCCTACAGAAATAAGTCagatgattttcaaaaaattggatCCTCGGTCATTGTTGAATGTTGCTAAAGTTTCTCGTAAATGGCGAGATGTGTGTAAAAGTGATccccaattaaaaaaaactgcaaGAGGTTATCTTCGTAAAATAAAACTACCATTAGTTCTTACTAAATCGAATAGTACTTTTGAAATACGATCATGTCAGCGAGAGAATGGAAGTAGATCgcgttattttatttgttatttaaaaaccAGTAGTCCGAAAAAGAGAAAAAGGTCTGTTTCTCTTGACGATGAACAAAGTGACAGTGtcaaaagatttaaaaaaaatatcttaaaattaag gtgA